One Paenibacillus riograndensis SBR5 DNA segment encodes these proteins:
- a CDS encoding response regulator transcription factor, whose amino-acid sequence MIKVLLVDDESWNRDIVRTFGSWEEHGMEIAGEAEDGREALRLTDELSPQIVITDMRMPGADGVMLMNNLHARYPEIKVIVVSGYDDFKYAQNAVRYGAVDYLLKPVDPKELNAVLDKCRRELEEAERGQKAYALDIDVSLCLSSYKQLMRVHFNELNAEGVNSVLEGIRRELELGGAKGPGALRQAANEMLLLLKELMRGNRLEDELLKAEISHEALASAANVEAYLKALYGAALELLIGQRKFKNKLKLDEVRLYIDGHFAEAVTLDGLARAFFVSKEYLSKVFKQEYGCNVTDYILGLRMEKAKEWLADENIPIKTVAELAGYEDVGYFYRVFKKHYGVAPGEMRKQNSSLKMSNSEG is encoded by the coding sequence ATGATTAAAGTGCTGCTGGTGGATGATGAGAGCTGGAACCGGGACATTGTGCGGACGTTCGGCTCCTGGGAGGAGCATGGGATGGAGATTGCCGGCGAAGCGGAGGACGGACGGGAGGCGCTGCGCCTGACAGATGAGCTGTCCCCGCAGATCGTTATTACCGACATGCGCATGCCTGGCGCAGACGGCGTGATGCTGATGAATAACCTTCATGCAAGATACCCTGAGATTAAGGTCATCGTGGTCAGCGGCTATGATGATTTCAAATATGCCCAGAATGCTGTCCGGTACGGTGCGGTGGATTATTTGCTGAAGCCGGTTGACCCTAAGGAGCTGAATGCTGTGCTGGATAAATGCCGGAGGGAGCTGGAGGAGGCTGAGCGGGGGCAGAAGGCATATGCGCTGGATATTGATGTGTCGTTGTGCCTGTCTTCCTACAAGCAGCTAATGCGGGTGCATTTCAACGAATTGAATGCCGAGGGGGTAAATTCGGTTCTGGAAGGGATACGCAGAGAGCTGGAGCTTGGGGGAGCCAAAGGACCTGGAGCACTCCGGCAGGCGGCAAACGAGATGCTGCTGCTGCTCAAGGAGCTTATGCGGGGGAACCGGCTGGAGGATGAGCTGCTGAAGGCGGAAATATCTCATGAAGCACTGGCTTCAGCGGCGAATGTCGAGGCGTATCTGAAGGCGCTCTATGGGGCCGCCCTTGAGCTGCTGATCGGGCAGCGCAAGTTCAAGAATAAGCTGAAGCTTGATGAGGTGAGGTTGTATATTGACGGGCATTTCGCTGAGGCGGTAACGCTGGACGGGCTGGCGAGAGCTTTTTTTGTCAGCAAGGAATATTTAAGCAAAGTGTTCAAGCAGGAGTACGGCTGCAACGTTACGGACTACATTCTGGGGCTGCGCATGGAAAAGGCGAAGGAGTGGCTGGCCGATGAGAATATTCCAATCAAGACGGTCGCCGAGCTTGCCGGGTACGAGGACGTGGGCTATTTCTACAGAGTGTTCAAAAAGCATTACGGCGTGGCTCCGGGTGAAATGCGCAAGCAAAACTCCAGTTTAAAAATGTCCAACTCCGAAGGATAA
- a CDS encoding ABC transporter substrate-binding protein, which yields MKKMNKGLLCTFLAAALLAGCSSNSGGNEAASTGENTGSGSAAAKSVTLKMFIAQPRFKEQYDNYIADFVKKEKTDKNIDVSVQLEMPTADNAKQILKTRLASNDAPDIFAIHAINEIPSYYKAGYLEDLSSQPFVGKLLDSVKPSVTTTDGKVVALPLETLSWGYLYNKTIFREQGLTPPTTLTEMKTVIEKLKAKKITPFVLSYKESWIPQLVLPLAVGGMIKTKDPEFVNKMNKDEGSFTEMKSAIFDVFDLINANGTEKATEVGGDDGAAAFAAGKGAMWLMGPWYAETILKSNPDLDFGVAPLPINDDANATLINLSASTSLAVSPTSKNKEVARDFLNYVLDDQASNAFFQSLKFNPVSTVHTYENYPWITEATTYVKAGKSVQDPAIPQSVKDEVGKGLQAYYAGQMSQDDVLKALDKAWKSYNKVNK from the coding sequence ATGAAAAAGATGAACAAAGGTCTACTCTGCACGTTCCTCGCCGCTGCCCTGCTTGCAGGCTGCAGCAGCAACAGTGGTGGAAATGAAGCGGCTTCAACCGGAGAAAATACAGGCAGCGGCAGCGCTGCCGCCAAAAGTGTAACGCTCAAAATGTTCATCGCTCAGCCCCGCTTCAAGGAGCAATACGATAACTACATCGCTGATTTCGTGAAGAAGGAAAAAACGGACAAGAACATCGATGTCTCCGTACAGTTGGAAATGCCTACGGCGGACAACGCCAAACAGATTCTGAAGACACGGCTTGCCTCCAATGATGCACCGGATATTTTTGCCATTCATGCCATCAACGAAATCCCATCCTACTATAAAGCCGGATACTTGGAGGATCTGAGCAGCCAGCCGTTTGTCGGCAAACTCCTTGATAGCGTGAAGCCTTCAGTGACCACTACAGACGGCAAGGTTGTGGCGCTGCCGCTGGAAACTCTCTCCTGGGGATATCTGTACAACAAGACAATTTTCCGCGAGCAGGGACTGACCCCGCCAACAACTCTGACAGAGATGAAGACGGTCATTGAGAAACTGAAAGCCAAAAAGATCACCCCATTCGTACTCTCCTATAAAGAATCCTGGATTCCGCAGCTCGTGCTGCCGCTTGCCGTAGGCGGGATGATAAAGACAAAAGATCCTGAATTCGTGAACAAAATGAACAAGGATGAAGGCTCCTTTACAGAGATGAAATCGGCGATCTTCGACGTGTTCGATCTGATCAATGCGAACGGCACGGAAAAAGCCACCGAGGTCGGCGGCGATGATGGCGCAGCAGCCTTTGCGGCAGGCAAAGGAGCGATGTGGCTGATGGGCCCATGGTATGCTGAAACGATCCTGAAATCGAATCCTGATCTGGACTTCGGCGTAGCTCCGCTGCCAATCAACGATGATGCCAATGCCACCCTGATCAATCTCAGCGCTTCGACATCGCTTGCCGTATCGCCAACCAGCAAGAACAAAGAAGTGGCGCGTGATTTCCTGAACTATGTGCTGGACGATCAGGCCTCCAATGCCTTTTTCCAATCGCTCAAATTCAACCCGGTATCCACGGTCCACACCTATGAAAACTATCCTTGGATCACTGAAGCTACCACCTATGTAAAAGCGGGCAAATCCGTGCAGGACCCGGCTATTCCGCAATCGGTCAAGGATGAAGTGGGCAAGGGGCTGCAGGCGTACTATGCCGGACAAATGTCGCAGGATGATGTTCTGAAGGCGCTTGACAAAGCTTGGAAGTCCTACAACAAAGTAAATAAATAA
- a CDS encoding carbohydrate ABC transporter permease has protein sequence MPIKGYKNVLSLLAFVAPAFIIYLLFLLIPTIGGMYYSFTDWNGLNPNYSFTGLGNFIEALREDPDFVNSLLFTLKYVLFMIVLQNVFALVLAVFIETKTRTKGFFRTIFFMPNMISTIIGAFMWTFVFSQVLPQIAEKTAMSFLDQLWIGDPKVSFYSIIIVSLWHGVGYMMIIYLAALQGVPQSLKEAAVIDGASPFQTFRKVTLPMITHAVTICFFLTLNGTFKVFEAVYGLTGGGPGRSTQVITMNIYEEAFSNNFRYGYASAKSVILFVIILIFTFIQIGVMKRKEVEA, from the coding sequence GTGCCGATTAAGGGATACAAAAATGTTCTTTCACTGCTTGCTTTCGTCGCACCCGCATTTATTATCTACTTATTGTTTCTGCTGATTCCCACGATTGGCGGTATGTATTACAGCTTTACGGACTGGAACGGACTCAATCCCAACTATTCCTTCACCGGCCTCGGCAACTTCATTGAAGCGCTGCGTGAAGACCCTGATTTTGTGAATTCGCTGTTGTTTACGCTGAAATATGTGCTGTTCATGATCGTTCTGCAAAATGTATTCGCGCTTGTGCTTGCTGTGTTCATTGAGACGAAGACCCGGACCAAAGGCTTCTTCCGCACCATTTTCTTCATGCCCAATATGATCAGTACCATTATCGGCGCCTTCATGTGGACCTTCGTGTTCTCTCAAGTGCTGCCGCAAATTGCCGAAAAAACAGCCATGTCCTTCCTGGACCAACTGTGGATCGGAGATCCTAAGGTATCCTTCTATTCGATCATAATCGTATCGCTGTGGCATGGCGTCGGCTATATGATGATTATATATTTGGCCGCCTTGCAGGGTGTGCCGCAAAGTCTTAAGGAAGCCGCTGTCATTGACGGCGCAAGCCCGTTCCAGACATTCCGCAAGGTGACGCTGCCGATGATTACGCATGCAGTGACCATTTGCTTCTTCCTGACGCTTAACGGGACGTTCAAGGTGTTCGAGGCGGTGTATGGCTTGACCGGCGGCGGTCCGGGACGCAGTACACAGGTCATCACGATGAATATTTATGAAGAGGCGTTCTCCAACAACTTCCGTTACGGCTATGCCAGCGCCAAATCGGTCATTTTGTTCGTGATCATTCTGATTTTCACCTTCATCCAGATTGGTGTCATGAAACGAAAAGAGGTGGAAGCATGA
- a CDS encoding carbohydrate ABC transporter permease: MRLRKGASLLITLFLCVGAVISFFPIYLAIINSVKTQGEMFASFIALPTKLHFENYSQAFDKINLLHSTVNSVIVSVIGIGGIIFCAALAGYKLSRTSGRLSAAIFSLFIASMLVPFHSIMIPLTRMAKALHVSGSTYGLALIYIGLGVNMAIFLYHGFVKSIPRELEEAARMDGCGEFQTFFRIIFPLLVPITVTIAILDFLWIWNDFLLPLLMLTDANKYTLILSTNTLFGEYNKEWSLILAALVLTALPVIVIYGFFQKFIMQGIAEGAIKG; the protein is encoded by the coding sequence ATGAGACTAAGAAAAGGGGCTTCGTTATTGATTACCCTGTTTCTTTGTGTCGGAGCGGTGATTTCCTTCTTCCCGATCTATCTGGCCATCATCAATTCCGTCAAAACCCAGGGGGAGATGTTCGCTTCCTTCATAGCGCTGCCGACCAAGCTGCATTTCGAGAATTACAGCCAGGCCTTTGACAAAATCAACCTGCTGCACAGCACGGTGAACTCGGTGATTGTGTCTGTAATCGGCATTGGAGGCATCATCTTCTGCGCAGCCCTGGCCGGCTACAAGCTGTCCCGGACCTCCGGCAGACTGAGCGCCGCGATCTTCTCACTGTTCATCGCTTCGATGCTGGTGCCGTTTCATTCGATCATGATTCCGCTGACCCGGATGGCCAAAGCACTGCATGTCAGCGGCAGCACCTACGGCCTCGCCCTGATCTATATCGGCCTTGGTGTGAATATGGCGATTTTCCTGTATCATGGCTTTGTAAAGTCCATTCCCCGTGAGCTGGAGGAAGCGGCGCGCATGGACGGCTGCGGTGAGTTCCAGACCTTTTTCCGGATTATCTTCCCGCTGCTGGTACCCATTACGGTGACGATTGCGATTCTCGACTTCCTGTGGATCTGGAATGACTTCCTGCTGCCGCTGCTGATGCTTACGGATGCCAACAAATACACGCTGATTCTGTCGACGAATACTTTGTTTGGCGAATACAACAAGGAGTGGTCGCTCATTCTGGCTGCACTGGTGCTGACCGCACTTCCGGTCATTGTCATCTACGGGTTCTTCCAGAAGTTTATTATGCAGGGAATTGCCGAGGGGGCAATTAAGGGCTGA
- a CDS encoding beta-galactosidase, with amino-acid sequence MSTLRYGVAYYDEYMPYERLDEDIAMMKEAGINTVRIAESTWSTHEPQNGVFDFTSVDRVLDAMHAAGIAVIVGTPTYAVPAWLVKEHPDVLAVTPKGPGKYGARQIMDITNPAYLFHAERIIRKLISRVCKHPAVIGYQTDNETKHYDTAGENVQLLFVKYMRETFGTLEEINRRFGLDYWSNRINSWEDFPSVVGTINGSLGAEFARFQRGLVTDFLAWQAALVNEYKQPGQFVTQNFDFEWRGHSFGVQPSVDHFAAAQAFDIAGVDIYHPSQHELTGTEIAFGGDIARSLKRSNYLVLETQAQAFPHWTPYPGQLRLQAFSHLASGANMVAYWHWHSIHNSIETYWKGLLSHDFQPNPVYNEAVTIGRDFARLSGSLYGLRKKNKAAVMISNEALTALEWFKLPDGKNYNDVVRWLYDGLYRMNIECDFIQPGDEGLSGYSLIIVPALYAVSDEALERLNAYVKQGGHAVYTFKSGFADETVKVRTAVQPGIISEACGISYSLFVTPHEVRLKSERAAISAEDNKVESWMELITPATAEVLLRYEHPHWGEYAAVTRNRYGQGSATYIGCMTSREMAASILKAAVQEAGLWGPDQELAFPLIVKTGVNPQNRKVRYYFNYSDSLQSLVYPHGPAKELLSGRTVAPKDGLELSAWGLVILEEDTATQGADE; translated from the coding sequence ATGAGTACACTTCGCTACGGCGTAGCCTATTACGACGAATATATGCCTTACGAGAGGCTGGACGAGGATATTGCCATGATGAAGGAGGCGGGCATCAACACGGTCCGCATTGCCGAATCCACCTGGAGCACACATGAACCGCAGAACGGCGTGTTCGACTTCACCTCGGTTGACCGGGTGCTGGACGCGATGCATGCGGCGGGGATTGCAGTGATCGTCGGAACACCAACCTATGCCGTACCCGCCTGGCTGGTGAAGGAGCATCCGGATGTCCTGGCTGTAACACCTAAGGGACCGGGCAAGTACGGCGCGCGTCAGATCATGGATATCACGAACCCTGCCTATCTGTTCCATGCGGAGCGGATCATCCGCAAGCTGATCAGCCGGGTCTGCAAGCACCCGGCGGTAATTGGCTATCAGACGGACAACGAGACCAAACACTACGATACAGCCGGAGAGAATGTACAGCTGCTGTTCGTCAAATATATGCGGGAGACATTCGGGACACTGGAAGAGATCAACCGCCGGTTCGGGCTGGACTACTGGAGCAACCGGATCAACAGCTGGGAGGACTTCCCTTCAGTGGTGGGCACCATTAACGGAAGCCTCGGGGCAGAGTTCGCCCGCTTCCAGCGCGGGCTGGTCACGGATTTTCTTGCCTGGCAGGCGGCGCTGGTGAACGAGTATAAGCAGCCTGGGCAGTTCGTCACGCAGAACTTTGATTTTGAATGGCGCGGGCATTCGTTTGGGGTGCAGCCCTCCGTGGACCATTTTGCCGCGGCCCAGGCGTTCGATATTGCCGGTGTGGATATTTACCATCCCTCACAGCATGAGCTGACCGGTACGGAAATCGCCTTCGGCGGTGATATAGCCCGCTCGCTGAAGCGCAGCAATTACCTGGTGCTGGAGACACAGGCGCAGGCTTTTCCCCACTGGACGCCTTATCCGGGCCAGCTCCGGCTGCAGGCCTTCAGCCATCTGGCCTCGGGGGCGAATATGGTTGCCTACTGGCATTGGCATTCGATCCACAATTCGATAGAGACGTATTGGAAAGGGCTGCTCAGCCATGACTTTCAGCCAAATCCGGTCTATAATGAGGCAGTCACCATCGGCAGGGATTTTGCGCGCTTAAGCGGTTCGCTGTACGGTCTCCGCAAAAAAAATAAGGCTGCTGTAATGATCAGCAACGAAGCCCTGACAGCGCTGGAATGGTTCAAGCTGCCGGACGGCAAAAATTACAACGATGTTGTGCGCTGGCTCTATGACGGGCTGTACCGGATGAACATCGAATGCGACTTCATTCAGCCGGGGGATGAGGGACTGTCCGGGTATAGTCTCATTATCGTTCCGGCGCTGTACGCGGTCTCCGATGAGGCACTGGAACGGCTGAATGCATACGTGAAGCAAGGCGGCCATGCCGTGTACACCTTCAAAAGCGGGTTCGCGGACGAAACCGTCAAGGTGCGCACTGCTGTGCAGCCGGGCATCATCAGCGAGGCCTGCGGCATCAGCTACAGCCTGTTTGTGACGCCGCATGAGGTGCGGCTGAAGAGTGAGCGCGCGGCGATCAGCGCGGAAGATAATAAGGTGGAGTCGTGGATGGAGCTGATTACACCGGCGACGGCGGAGGTGCTGCTCCGGTACGAGCATCCGCACTGGGGAGAATATGCCGCAGTGACACGGAACCGATACGGCCAGGGCAGTGCAACCTATATCGGCTGCATGACCAGCAGAGAGATGGCGGCCAGCATCCTGAAAGCGGCTGTACAGGAGGCTGGATTATGGGGGCCTGACCAGGAGCTGGCTTTTCCGCTGATCGTCAAGACAGGCGTTAATCCCCAGAACCGGAAGGTGCGTTACTACTTCAACTACTCTGACTCGCTGCAATCCCTTGTGTATCCGCATGGACCTGCGAAAGAGCTGCTATCGGGACGGACGGTTGCGCCGAAGGACGGGCTTGAACTATCAGCTTGGGGCCTAGTGATTCTGGAAGAGGATACGGCAACACAGGGGGCTGATGAATAG
- a CDS encoding beta-glucoside-specific PTS transporter subunit IIABC gives MNYKQTAEEILKHVGGKGNISYFEHCSTRLRFSLIDNTKADVKRLESIPGVIAVKMAGQCQVVIGNEVVEVYDAVNQLLGSPNLNSESAEASAAKPKEKKKLGSVILDFIVGVFQPLIPAIAGAGMVKSLLLLLGLMNVLDPNGQTYKILFQIGDAALYFLPLLVAVTTANKLKVSTLVALAAVGALLLPNMTAMLGEGAQLFGLQIKSISYAYQVFPAILTVLLYAQMEKWFTRISPKVIRTFFVPMMSLLITVPVSLLFLGPLGYMLGEGFSAIILTLFDKVGWIAVALLAAVLPLMVSIGMHKALVPYALTAMGSTGKELLYLPASLAHNIAESGACFAVAVRTKDKALKATAISAGISALFGITEPALYGVALQNKKVLASVMFSSLVGGAFIGIVGLQAYVLVGPGIASLSMFISEDLPRNIINAVIALVISFVVAFVSTFILGKDNKAKEEEQQLANPLTAVKEFKSPVIGEVIPLSEVKDEVFSSKAMGEGIAVIPAKGELYAPVDGKIEVVYNRNHAIAMSTANGMELLFHVGIDTVRLRGKYFEPQVKAGDEVKAGDLLLKFDLEKIIEEGYDPVTIAIVTNKDKYAVEVAELKQVNRQDTLMVVTALEN, from the coding sequence ATGAATTACAAACAGACTGCCGAGGAGATTCTAAAGCATGTAGGCGGAAAGGGGAATATTTCCTATTTTGAACACTGCTCGACAAGATTGCGCTTTTCCTTGATCGACAATACGAAAGCCGATGTCAAGCGGCTTGAAAGCATTCCCGGCGTCATTGCCGTAAAAATGGCCGGCCAGTGCCAGGTCGTCATCGGCAATGAAGTCGTTGAAGTTTATGATGCGGTCAATCAGTTGCTGGGTTCGCCGAACCTTAACTCCGAATCCGCTGAGGCATCCGCCGCTAAACCGAAGGAGAAGAAAAAACTCGGCAGCGTTATTTTGGATTTTATCGTAGGTGTATTTCAGCCGCTGATTCCAGCGATTGCCGGCGCGGGGATGGTGAAGTCGCTGCTGCTGCTGCTTGGGTTAATGAATGTTCTGGACCCAAACGGTCAGACTTATAAAATTTTGTTTCAAATTGGAGACGCCGCTCTTTACTTTCTCCCACTATTGGTAGCTGTTACCACAGCTAACAAACTGAAAGTCAGTACATTGGTGGCCCTGGCTGCCGTCGGCGCTTTGCTTCTGCCGAACATGACGGCCATGCTCGGGGAAGGCGCTCAGTTATTCGGCCTTCAGATCAAAAGCATCTCCTATGCCTACCAGGTCTTCCCGGCGATTCTAACCGTGCTGCTTTACGCTCAAATGGAGAAATGGTTTACACGAATATCGCCGAAGGTGATCCGGACCTTTTTTGTCCCGATGATGTCGCTGCTTATTACTGTTCCGGTTTCATTATTATTTCTGGGTCCGCTCGGTTATATGCTCGGCGAAGGTTTCTCAGCCATCATCTTAACCTTGTTCGATAAGGTTGGCTGGATTGCCGTAGCGTTATTGGCCGCCGTATTGCCGCTGATGGTATCCATCGGCATGCACAAAGCGCTCGTTCCTTACGCTCTCACCGCGATGGGGAGCACCGGCAAGGAATTGCTTTATTTACCTGCTTCGCTTGCTCACAATATCGCCGAAAGTGGCGCTTGCTTCGCTGTTGCGGTACGGACCAAAGATAAAGCGCTAAAAGCCACGGCGATTTCCGCCGGGATATCCGCCTTATTTGGCATTACGGAACCGGCCTTGTATGGGGTCGCCCTGCAAAATAAAAAAGTGCTCGCTAGCGTCATGTTCAGTTCTCTTGTCGGAGGGGCGTTCATCGGAATCGTCGGCTTGCAGGCTTATGTACTCGTCGGACCCGGGATTGCCAGTTTATCCATGTTTATCTCGGAAGATTTGCCGAGAAATATCATCAATGCCGTCATCGCGCTCGTCATTTCTTTTGTGGTTGCCTTCGTTTCAACCTTTATTCTCGGCAAAGACAACAAAGCCAAGGAGGAAGAGCAGCAATTAGCTAACCCGCTGACTGCGGTGAAGGAGTTCAAAAGTCCGGTAATCGGGGAAGTGATTCCTTTGTCCGAAGTGAAGGATGAGGTCTTTTCCAGCAAAGCGATGGGCGAGGGAATTGCGGTCATTCCCGCCAAAGGCGAATTGTACGCGCCCGTGGACGGCAAAATTGAAGTGGTGTACAACAGAAACCATGCGATTGCCATGAGTACTGCTAACGGTATGGAGCTGTTGTTCCATGTAGGAATCGATACTGTCCGATTGCGGGGCAAATATTTTGAACCCCAGGTGAAGGCCGGGGATGAAGTGAAAGCCGGCGATTTATTGCTGAAGTTCGATCTTGAAAAGATTATTGAAGAAGGTTATGATCCGGTAACCATTGCCATCGTAACCAATAAGGACAAGTATGCGGTCGAGGTTGCGGAATTAAAACAGGTGAACCGCCAGGATACTTTGATGGTTGTAACCGCTTTAGAAAACTAA
- a CDS encoding glycoside hydrolase family 1 protein has translation MSKGFPENFLWGGAIAANQAEGAWNVDGKGPSVADIAMYRPHLNVEDYEAHQVVTTGMIERAMKDPDVNKYPKRRGIDFYHRYKEDLALFAEMGFKALRVSIAWSRIFPTGEENEPNEPGLKFYDGLFSEMRRLGIEPIVTLSHYEMPLALSVKYNGWVERKVIDYFVKFSNVCFSRYKDLVKYWLTFNEIDSIIRHPFTTAGIVPERCPEGKVEETIYQALHHQFVASALVTADCHRIIPGSQVGCMLTMLTTYPNTCHPKDVEITLMRNLHTYFYADVQVFGEYPPLIETMLEQKNIHLQMEPGDKEILRKHTVDFVSFSYYMSLTESAKEGLERTSGNTITGVKNPYLPVTDWGWQVDPVGLKISLIELYDRYRKPLLIVENGMGAVDRVESDGSIHDDYRINYFREHFKQMKEAVEAGVDLFGYTSWGAIDIISASTSQMSKRYGFIYVDQDDEGNGSLQRSRKDSFYWYKKVIESNGEDLD, from the coding sequence ATGAGCAAAGGATTTCCGGAAAACTTTTTATGGGGCGGCGCCATTGCCGCCAATCAGGCGGAAGGCGCCTGGAACGTGGATGGGAAAGGTCCGTCCGTCGCTGACATAGCCATGTATAGACCGCATTTAAATGTTGAGGATTACGAAGCGCACCAGGTCGTTACCACCGGAATGATTGAACGGGCGATGAAAGATCCGGACGTTAATAAGTATCCCAAACGCAGAGGGATCGATTTTTATCACCGGTATAAGGAAGATTTGGCCCTGTTTGCCGAAATGGGCTTCAAAGCGCTGCGCGTTTCGATCGCCTGGAGCCGGATTTTTCCGACCGGTGAAGAGAACGAGCCCAATGAACCGGGGCTGAAGTTTTATGACGGTTTGTTCTCGGAAATGAGGCGGCTCGGCATCGAACCGATCGTCACGCTTTCCCACTATGAAATGCCTCTTGCTTTAAGCGTCAAATACAACGGCTGGGTGGAAAGAAAGGTCATTGATTATTTCGTAAAATTCAGCAATGTCTGCTTCTCGCGTTATAAGGACCTGGTGAAGTATTGGCTGACCTTCAACGAAATCGACAGCATCATCCGCCATCCTTTCACGACCGCGGGCATTGTCCCGGAGCGTTGTCCGGAGGGCAAGGTTGAGGAAACCATTTATCAGGCGCTGCATCACCAGTTTGTCGCCTCGGCGCTGGTGACCGCAGATTGCCACCGCATCATTCCGGGCAGCCAGGTAGGCTGCATGCTGACGATGCTGACGACCTATCCGAATACTTGCCATCCCAAAGATGTGGAAATTACGCTGATGAGGAATCTGCACACTTATTTTTACGCGGATGTGCAGGTATTTGGAGAATACCCGCCCCTGATCGAAACCATGCTCGAGCAGAAAAATATTCATCTGCAAATGGAACCGGGAGATAAGGAGATCTTGCGGAAGCACACGGTTGATTTTGTTTCTTTCAGCTACTATATGTCATTAACCGAGTCTGCGAAAGAAGGTCTGGAGCGAACGTCCGGCAATACGATCACAGGGGTGAAGAACCCTTATTTGCCCGTAACGGATTGGGGATGGCAGGTCGATCCGGTCGGCCTGAAAATTTCCTTAATCGAGTTATACGACCGCTACAGAAAACCGCTGCTCATTGTGGAAAACGGCATGGGCGCCGTGGACCGGGTGGAAAGCGACGGCTCCATCCACGACGACTACCGGATTAATTATTTTAGAGAACACTTTAAACAAATGAAGGAAGCAGTGGAAGCCGGCGTTGACCTGTTTGGCTACACAAGCTGGGGAGCGATTGATATCATCAGCGCCTCCACGTCCCAGATGTCCAAAAGGTACGGATTTATTTATGTCGATCAGGATGACGAAGGGAACGGCAGTTTACAGCGCAGCCGCAAGGATTCTTTTTACTGGTATAAAAAAGTGATTGAAAGCAATGGCGAAGATTTGGATTAG
- a CDS encoding PRD domain-containing protein — protein sequence MIKIKKVLNSSVVLVEDEQNKEYILFGKGIGYGQKEGNIVEEHKADQVFVPVENVKVKEYLSVLDTTPPVYAELTGRIVAYAERKLQTKLNTGIYFTLMDHLLFAVERYYKKIAITNKVFWEIKNYYAEEYEIGLFALKLIKEKLQIEMPKEEAANIAFHLINAQSGEKESKDGMKMAKMIGSIVNLVRYSMNIDMDTENVHYTRFVTHVKFFVERLYTDKMLEVTDNILFEQIASLYPQAMDGAFKIKEYINQVYGKTIPNEELTYLAVHIHRLISYNQLA from the coding sequence GTGATCAAAATCAAAAAAGTGTTGAATTCCAGCGTAGTTTTGGTAGAGGATGAGCAGAACAAAGAATACATTCTGTTTGGCAAAGGCATTGGTTACGGCCAAAAAGAAGGCAATATCGTCGAGGAACATAAAGCCGACCAAGTCTTCGTGCCCGTCGAAAATGTTAAAGTCAAAGAGTATCTCAGTGTATTGGATACCACTCCTCCGGTATACGCGGAACTGACCGGGCGGATTGTGGCTTACGCGGAAAGAAAACTGCAAACCAAACTCAACACGGGGATCTATTTTACCCTAATGGACCATTTGCTTTTTGCAGTGGAACGGTATTACAAAAAAATCGCGATTACCAACAAAGTGTTTTGGGAAATTAAAAATTACTATGCCGAGGAATACGAGATCGGACTGTTTGCTTTGAAACTGATCAAAGAAAAGCTGCAGATCGAAATGCCCAAGGAGGAAGCGGCCAACATCGCTTTTCATTTGATCAATGCCCAAAGCGGGGAGAAGGAATCCAAGGACGGCATGAAGATGGCCAAAATGATCGGCAGCATCGTCAATCTGGTGAGGTATTCGATGAATATCGACATGGATACAGAAAACGTCCATTATACCCGCTTTGTAACTCATGTGAAGTTTTTTGTGGAGCGGTTGTATACGGATAAAATGCTGGAGGTTACGGACAACATCCTGTTTGAGCAAATCGCCAGCCTGTATCCGCAGGCGATGGACGGGGCTTTCAAGATCAAGGAGTATATTAACCAAGTGTATGGAAAGACCATTCCTAACGAGGAGCTCACCTATCTGGCTGTGCATATTCACAGACTGATCTCCTATAACCAGTTGGCCTAG